GAGACCTAGATCTGAAAATCGTCTAAGACAAGCCTCCTTTAAATAGAAAACGTATTTTTACCGATTACCatctgtatatattttttaatttaaaataatccAAACAAGACAGGAAAGCGCAGCTTTTAGTTAATACTTTTACAGATCGATCGTGTAAAAAAGGGAAGCATTCATTAGACTATGAATATATTTCAGCACGATTATTGTAAGGCAATTATTAAGTTGGTTAAGAAAGCTCTTATCATTTTagtatgcaaatttttgtacCGAATAGAGATAATCGTATgtacacacagacatacatatgtatgtgcatatgtgtaTATGATGGAAATAGTTCAAGCCATAAATTAAATCTAGTCTGCTAGCTAAATTAAATAGCAGTACGAACAGATCCGATTCCCAAAGCACCAGCTTGTCATCTATCATTcttatacgagtatgtctaTCCCTAATTAATTGAACAGAAAAGAGCTGAATATTTTGACATAATTACTTAATATACGGAGCACTTTGGCTGATAAGTGACGTCAAATGTCAGATAGGAAAAACGCACATATAATTCGATTTCTAAATCAAGCCCCTGAATACTGAAAGTTTTCTCAGCAACGATTAGGATTGCGAAATTCCATCTAGAACTTTAATTTCACCACGATGACGTACACAATAGAAGAAGAACAGTGCGATATTGTTTGTACTTTCAAAGACCTTCCTTTCTTATTGAGATGatattgcaaataaatatattattgtgATAGAGTCGTGAAAAATGGTCGATCAATTAGCAAATTACTATTACACCGATCCAAATGAGCCTTGTCACAATTATGCCAACTATATGTTCCTCTTTTTAGAGCCCCAAAGGTCAGGTGACTGAAGCTGTGAAAGTGGCCATTGACGCTGGGTACCGGCACATTGACTGTGCCCACGTCTACCAGAACGAAGATGAGGTCGGTGCTGGCATCGAAGCTAAGATCAAGGAGGGAGTTGTGAAGCGGTAAGTACGCAATTGAGTTCATTTTGGGCATGGTTTTTATAATGACACGTGTCTGGCTTGCAGAGAGGAGCTGTTCATTACCAGCAAGCTGTGGAATACTTTCCACCGTCCGGACTTGGTCCGCAACGCCTGTGAGAACACATTGGAAGCGTTAAAATTGAAGTACATCGACTTGTACTTGATCCACTGGCCAATGGGCTACAAGGAGGGCTGCGACCTCTTCCCAGCCGATAAGGAAGGCAAGACCTTGTTCTCGCCAGTCGACTATGTAGATACCTGGAAGGCAATGGAGAAACTGGTGGAGGATGGTCTCGTCAAGTCCATTGGCGTCTCCAATTTCAACAAGAAGCAGATCCAGCGCGTCCTGGATGTGGCCAAAATCCCTCCGGCAACCAATCAGATTGAGTGCCACCCGTATCTGACACAAAAGAAGCTCATTGATTTCTGTAAGTCTCGCGATATTACTATTACCGCATACAGTCCACTGGGATCGCCCAACCGTCCCTGGGCCAAGTCTGGCGATCCAGTGATTCTAGAGGAGCCTAAGGTACTTGCGAGTGCATTTGATTTGTTCTGAATATACCGtcaatttcatatttttcatttattttatagatTAAGGAGATTGctgaaaagaagaagaagacacCTGGACAGATTCTCATCCGCTACCAGGTCCAGCGCGCAAACATCGTTATTCCCAAGTCAGTGACCAAGGAGCGCATCGAGTCGAACTTCCAGGtctttgatttcgttttgACCCCTGAAGAAATCGAAATAATCGAAAGCTTCGATTGCAATGGTCGTCTTGTGCCTTTGCTCAAGTGAGTAATTAATGTATTCCTTATTTAAAAAGTATCAGGTTATGTTTTAAGAAAAGTTTTAGTCGTGCTGTCTTTTATCAAAGAAATATTAAAAGGATAATAGAAAATCTATCCGACTGTCCATCTGTAAAACCATCTTGTTGCCACTTACTTGACTGCAAGGGGATCGATCGGTCGTAAAGATTTTTCACTGCATATTAATGAATTTATATACCCTCGAAATCTAGAAATTCTATAGTTATTGACTTTTTCAGGTTAACGactattattttaattataaaaaacagattttcatttgcataatactcgtacacatgcacaaaattatttcaatatttttattccaattattgtttatatttatttagagAGGCTGGTTGTCATAAATACTACCCATTTCACGACGAGTTTTAAGCGAAATGAAACCAATGtcaacagaaaataaaaaaaaaatacttattaTGAAATAATACACATTGAAACCAAATAATATTGCAAGACTAACAACGATCGACATTCAAGGCAAATCTTTGTAAACAGATATCTGGTGTATGCGtatgtttatttaaattcttTCAGTGCCTTCTCCTTCACCCCTCAGTTAATTTCTGTTTaccaaaaaatgtatttcccCCGCTTGACTTTTTACCTGCTTTTATTTGATGTTCTTGATTTATTTGAACTAATTTGAGAGCTTGAACATAGTTGTAGCCTAACAATCTGCTCGTATGTTTTATGCGCTTAACCGTAAAGCTGTTATCTCTTTTGGAGAGTGCTAATCAAAATCttcttaatttaatttcttgaATCAACTTTTAATTACGTTTTCTCTAATATTTTACAGCGTTTACGGACATCCCCACCATCCCTTTGAGAATGATGAATACTAGTTGGCAAGAGGTGCCGACCCAGTGCTAcacttttaaaatttaatttgttacaCAAACACCTAATGTTAAACCGTATGAATAAATAATCACAATTGGAACTATTTCGCTGCTGTATTGTAACTGAATTTTTGCAGAAATTTTATATTTGTCTTTGCCAAAGAAAGACTATGTGAGGCAATCGGCTCCTGCAGCTCTGACGTATGGCCCTGCCACGAGCGAGCGATTTACGTCGAGTCAAAGATCTAACAATTGTTTAATCCAAGCTACgagcaaatattttgcacagttgttttattaatttttaaaaggtaTTGACTTTAATCCATAGTTTAGTTCAGACAGTTTATTCAGTTTTtgttatacatttttttggcAACAATAGAAATACCAAATGTTTTTGAACAATTGAAGTTTTTGCAAGCCCCACAAAAGCATCTACGCAAACAGCCGAAATATAATGGGATCGCTGATCTGTTCCCCTGGTTAAGGTATAAAAGACGGTGAACCTCCAATTCGGCTAACAGATCTAGTAGATCTGACTCTTGGTCTCCTAGACGACCATGCGCTTGATATACGTCGCGGTTCTTGCCGCTTTACTGTCCCTCGCGGCGTCCCAATCATCATTACCCGTAACCGCAGTGGGTGCACCGGAAATAAAAGCCCAGCCATGCTGTGAAAGTGTTCGACAAACTCTCATAGAAATACGAAAGGATATCCGGCTGTGGCTACTCGATAGGCTGTTCGGAAAATTGATTCTTCTTCATGACGGAGAACTTTTGGGAAACCCAAACTATGTGAATTGTGCAAACGGAAAAAACCAAATTACCGTGCAAGACCAAAGTTCTCAAATTATCCACCAATTAGGTACCAATCCAAGCCAATCAAGTGACACGACCACCAGAACATCCACCGATGAAAAAGATCTGCTAGGATCATTGAGAGACCTCTACAATGGGGTCACCCAATCGAGCACCACCAACGGAAGCTCTGGTctttcctcttcctcaacaacgacaacgaccaCCACAAAATCCAACGATGAAAGCAATCAGTCTGCTTCAGTGTCTGAGCCCGTTGTCGATGCTAGTGAGTCCAGCAGCACCGTTGAAGGTGGAGATTCGAATCAGTCCTCTTCTTCTACAACGACTACAACCTCCACAACATCCAACGATGAAAGCAATCAGTCTGCTTCAGAGTCTGAGCCCGTTGTCGATGCCAGTGAGTCCAGCAGCACCGTTGAAGGTGGAGATTCGAATCAGTCCTCTTCTTCTACAACGACTACAGCCACCACAACATCCAACGATGAAAGCAATCAGTCTGCCTCAGAGTCTGAGCCCGTTGTCGATGCCAGTGAGTCCAGCAGCACCGTTGAAGGTGGAGATTCGAATCAGTCCTCTTCGTCTACAACGACTACAACCTCCACAACATCCAACGATGAAAGCAATCAGTCTGCTTCAGAGTCTGAGCCCGTTGTCGATGCCAGTGAGTCCAGCAGCACCGTTGAAGGTGGAGATTCGAATCAGTCCTCTTCTTCTACAACGACTACAACCTCCACAACATCCAACGATGAAATCAATCAGTCTGCTTCAGAGTCTGAGCCCATTGTCGATGCCAGTGAGTCCAGCAGCACTGTTGAAGGTGGAGACTCCAATCagtccgcctcctcctctacaacgacaaccacaaccacaacttCAGAGTCTGAGCCCGTTATCGATGCCAGCGATTCCAGCAGCACCGTTGAAGGTGGAGACTCGAATCAGTCCTCCTACtctacaacgacaacaaccaccacaacTTCAGAGTCTGAGCCCGTTGTCGATGCCAGCGAGTCCAACAGCACTGTTGAAGGTGGAGACTCGAATCAGTCCGCCTCCTCTTCTACAACGACAACCACAACTTCAGAGTCTGAGCCCGTTGTCGATGCCAGCGAGTCCAGCAGCACCGTTGAAGGCGGAGACTCGAATcagtcctcctcctctacaACGGCAACAACCACCACAACTTCAGAGTCTGACCCTGTTGTCGATGCCAGTCAGTCCAGCAGCACTGTTGAAGATGGAGACTCGAATCAGTCGTCATCCTCTACAACGAACACCACAACTTTAGAGTCTGAGCCCGTTGTCGATGCCAGCGAGTCCAGCAGCACCGTTGAAGGTGGAGATTCGAATCAGTCCTCTTCTTCTACAACGACTACAGCCAACACAACATCCAACGATGAAAGCAATCAGTCTGCCTCAGAGTCTGAGCCCGTTGTCGATGCCAGTGAGTCCAGCAGCACCGTTGCAGGTGGAGATTCGAATCAGTCCTCTTCGTCTACAACGACTACAACCTTCACAACATCCAACGATGAAAGCAATCAGTCTGCTTCAGAGTCTGAGCCCGTTGTCGATGCCAGCGAGTCCAACAGCACTGTTGAAGATGGAGACTCGAATCAGTCCGCCTCTTCCTCTACAacgacaaccacaaccacaacttCAGAGTCTGAGCCCGTTATCGATGCCAGCGATTCCAGCAGCACCGTTGAAGGTGGAGACTCGAATcagtcctcctcctctacaacgacaacaaccaccacaacTTCAGAGTCTGAGCCCGTTGTCGATGCCGGCGAGTCCAACAGCACTGTTGAAGGTGGAGACTCGAATCAGTCCGCCTCCTCTTCTACAACGACAACCACAACTTCAGAGTCTGAGCCCGTTGTCGATGCCAGCGAGTCCAGCAGCACCGTTGAAGGCGGAGACTCGAATcagtcctcctcctctacaacgacaacaaccaccacaacTTCAGAGTCTGACCCGGTTGTCGATGCCAGTCAGTCCAGCAGCATCGTGGAAGGTGGAGACTTGAATCAGTCGTCATCCTCTACAACGAACACCACAACTTTAGAGTCTGAGCCCGTTGTCGATGCCAGCGAATCCAGCACCACCGTTGAAGGTGGAGACTCGAATCAGTCCTCTTCTTCTACAACGACTACAACCACCACAACATCCAACGATGAAAGCAATCAGTCTGCTTCAGAGTCTGAGCCCGTTGTCGATGCCAGCGAGTCCAGCAGCACCGTTGAAGGCGGAGACTCGAATcagtcctcctcctctacaacgacaacaaccaccacaacTTCAGAGTCTGACCCTGTTGTCGATGCCAGTGAGTCCAGCAGCACCGTTGAAGGCGGAGACTCGAATCAGTCCTCTTCTtctacaacgacaacaaccaccacaacTTCAGAGTCTGAGCCCGTTATCGATGCCAGCGAATCCAGCACCACCGTTGAAGGTGGAGACTCGAGTCAGTCCTCTTCTTCTACAACGACTACAACCACCACAACATCCAACGATGAAAGCAATCAGTCTGCTTCAGAGACTGAGCCCGTTATCGATGCCAGCGAGTCCAACAGCACTGTTGAAGGTGGAGACTCCAATCAGTCCTCCTCTTCTACAACGACAACCACAACTTCAGAGTCTGAGCCCGTTATCGATGCCAGTGAGTCCAGCAGCATTGTTGAAGGTGGAGACTTGAATCAGTCGTCATCCTCTACAACGAACACCACAACTTTAGAGTCTGAGCCCGTTGTCGATGCCAGCGAGTCCAACAGCACTGTTGAAGGTGGAGACTCCAATCAGTCCTCCTCTTCTACAACGACAACCACAACTTCAGAGTCTGAGCCCGTTGTCGATGCCAGCGAGTCCAGCAGCACTGTTGAAGGTGGAGACTCGAATcagtcctcctcctctacaacgacaacaaccagCACAACTTCAGAGTCTGACCCTGTTGTCGATGCCAGTGAGTCCAGCAGCATTGTTGAAGGTGGAGACTTGAATCAGTCGTCATCCTCTACAACGAACACCACAACTTTAGAGTCTGAGCCCGTTGTCGATGCCAGCGAGTCCAACAGCACTGTTGAAGGTGGAGACTCCAATCAGTCCTCCTCTTCTACAACGACAACCACAACTTCAGAGTCTGAGCCCGTTGTCGATGCCAGCGAGTCCAGCAGCACTGTTGAAGGTGGAGACTCGAATCAGTCCTCTTCTtctacaacgacaacaaccaccacaacTTCAGAGTCTGACCCTGTTGTCGATGCCAGTGAGTCCAGCAGCATTGTTGAAGGTGGAGACTTGAATCAGTCGTCATCCTCTACAACGAACACCACAACTTTAGAGTCTGAGCCCGTTGTCGATGCCAGCGAGTCCAACAGCACTGTTGAAGGTGGAGACTCGAATCagtccgcctcctcctccacaacgacaacaaccaccTCAAATTCAGAGTCTGATCCCGTTATCGATGCCAGTGAGTCCAGCAGCATTGTTGAAGGTGGAGACTTGAATCAGTCGTCATCCTCTACAACGAACACCACAACTTTAGAGTCTGAGCCCGTTGTCGATGCCAGCGAGTCCAACAACACTGTTGAAGGTGGAGACTCGAATCagtccgcctcctcctctacaacgacaacaaccaccacaacTTCACAGTCTGACCCTGTTGACGATGCCAGTGAGTCCAGCAGCATTGTTGAAGGTGGAGACTTGAATCAGTCGTCATCCTCTACAACGAACACCACAACTTTAGAGTCTGAGCCCGTTGTCGATGCCAGCGAGTCCAACAGCACTGTTGAAGGTGGAGACTCGAATCagtccgcctcctcctccacaacgacaacaaccaccacaacTTCAGAGTCTGAGCCCGTTATCGATGCCAGCGAATCCAGCACCACCGTTGAAGGTGGAGACTCGAATCAGTCCTCTTCTtctacaacgacaacaaccaccacaacaTCCAACGATGAAAGCAATCAGTCTGCTTCAGAGTCTGACCCTGTTGTCGATGCCAGTGAGTCCAGCAGCACTGTTGAAGGTGGAGACTCGAATCAGTCCTCTTCTtctacaacgacaacaaccaccacaacTTCAGAGTCTGAGCCCGTTATCGATGCCAGCGAATCCAGCACCACCGTTGAAGGCGGAGACTCGAATCAGTCCTCTTCTTCTACAACGACTACAACCACCACAACATCCAACGATGAAAGCAATCAGTCTGCTTCAGAGTCTGACCCTGTTGTCGATGACAGTGAGTCCAGCAGCACTGTTGCAGGTGGAGACTCGAATCAGTTCTCCTCCtctacaacgacaacaaccaccacaacTTTAGAGTCTGAGCCCGTTGTCGATGCCAGCGAGTCCAGCAGCACTGTTGAAGGTGGAGACTCGAATcagtcctcctcctctacaacgacaacaaccagCACAACTTCAGAGTCTGACCCTGTTGTCGATGCCAGTGAGTCCAGCAGCATTGTTGAAGGTGGAGACTTGAATCAGTCGTCATCCTCTACAACGAACACCACAACTTTAGAGTCTGAGCCCGTTGTCGATGCCAGCGAGTCCAACAGCACTGTTGAAGGTGGAGACTCGAATCagtccgcctcctcctccacaacgacaacaaccaccTCAACTTCAGAGTCTGAGCCCGTTATCGATGCCAGTGAGTCCAGCAGCATTGTTGAAGGTGGAGACTTGAATCAGTCGTCATCCTCTACAACGAACACCACAACTTTAGAGTCTGAGCCCGTTGTCGATGCCAGCGAGTCCAACAGCACTGTTGAAGGTGGAGACTCGAATCagtccgcctcctcctccacaacgacaacaaccaccTCAACTTCAGAGTCTGAGCCCGTTGTCGATGCCAGAGAGTCCAGAAGCACCGTTGAAGGTGGAGACTCGAATcagtcctcctcctctacaTCGAATACAACCACCACAACATCCAACGATGAAAGCAGTCAGTCTGCCTCAGAGTCTGAGCCCGTTGTCGATGCCAGTGAGTCCAGCAGCACCGTTGAAGGTGGAGATTCGAATCAGTCCTCTTCTTCTACAACGACTACAACCACCACAGCTGCAGAGTCTGAGCCCGTTGTCGATGCCAGTGAGTCCAGCAGCACTGTTGAAGATGGAGACTCGAATCagtccgcctcctcctctacaacgacaacaaccaccacaacttcagagtctgagcccgttgtcgatgccagagagtccagcagcaccgttgaaggtggagactcgaatcagtcctcctcctctacaTCGAATACAACCACCACAACATCCAACGATGAAAGCAATCAGTCTGCCTCAGAGTCTGAGCCCGTTGTGGATGCCAGTGAGTCCAGCAGCACTGTTGAAGGTGGAGACTCGAATCAGTCCTCCtctacaacgacaacaaccaccacaacTTCAGAGTCTGACCCTGGTGTCGATGCCAGTGAGTCCAGCAGCACTGTTGAAGGTGGAGACTCGAATCagtccgcctcctcctctacaacgacaacaaccaaCACAACTTCAGAGTCTGACCCTGTTGTCGATGCCAGCGAGTCCAGCAGCACCGTTGAAAGTGGAGACTTGAATCAGTCCTCTTCTTCTACAACGACTACAACCACCACAGCTGCAGAGTCTGAGCCCGTTGTCGATGCCAGTGAGTCCAGCAGCACTGTTGAAGATGGAGACTCGAATCagtccgcctcctcctctacaacgacaacaaccaccacaacTTCAGAGTCTGATCCCGTTGTCGATGCCAGCGAGTCCAGCAGCACCGTTGAAGGTGGAGATTCGAATCAGTCCTCTTCTTCTACAACGACTACAACCACCACAACATCCAACGATGAAATCAATCAGTCTGCTTCAGAGTCTAAGCCCATTGTCGATGCCAGTGAGTCCAGCAGCACTGTTGAAGGTGGAGACTCGAATcagtcctcctcctctacaacgacaacaaccaccacaacTTCAGAGTCTGACCCTGTTGTCGATGCCAGTGAGTCCAGCAGCACTGTTGAAGGTGGAGACTCGAATCagtccgcctcctcctctacaacgacaacaaccaaCACAACTTCAGAGTCTGAGCCCGTTGTCGATGCCAGTGAGTCCAGCAGCACCGTTGAAGTTGGAGACTCGAATcagtcctcctcctctacaACGACTACAACCACCACAACATCCAACGATGAAAGCAATCAGTCTGCTTCAAAGTCTGAGCCCGTTGTCGATGCCAGTGAGTCCAGCAGCACCGTTGAAGGTGGAGATTCGAATCAGTCCTCTTCTTCTACAACGACTACAACCACCACAACATCCAATGATGTAATCAATCAGTCTGCTTCAGAGTCTGACCCTGTTGTCGATGCCAGTGAGTCCAGCAGCACTGTTGAAGGTGGAGACTCGAATcagtcctcctcctctacaACGGCAACAACCACCACAACTTCAGAGTCTGACCCTGGTGTCGATGCCAGTGAGTCCAGCAGCACTGTTGAAGGGGGAGACTCGAATcagtcctcctcctctacaacgacaacaaccaccacaacTTCAGAGTCTGACCCTGTTGTCGATGCCAGTGAGTCCAGCAGCACTGTTGAAGGTGGAGACTCGAATCagtccgcctcctcctctacaacgacaacaaccaaCACAACTTCAGAGTCTGACCCTGTTGTCGATGCCAGCGAGTCCAGCAGCACCGTTGAAAGTGGAGACTTGAATCAGTCCTCTTCCTCTACAACGAACACCACAACTTCAGAGTCTGATCCCGTTGTCGATGCCAGCGAGTCCAGCAGCACCGTTGAAGGTGGAGATTCGAATCAGTCCTCTTCTTCTACAACGACTACAACCACCACAACATCCAACGATGAAAGCAATCAGTCTGCTTCAGAGTCTGAGCCCGTTGTCGATGCCAGTGAGTCCAGCAGCACCGTTGAAGGTGGAGATTCGAATCAGTCCTCTTCTTCTACAACGACTACAACCACCACAACATCCAACGATGAAAGCAATCAGTCTGCTTCAGAGTCTGAGCCAGTTGTCTATGCCAGTGAATCCAGCAGCAGTGTTGAAGGTGGAGACTCGAATCAGTCCGCTTCCTCCtctacaacgacaacaaccaccaGAACTTCAGAGTCTGACCCTGTTGTCGATGCCAGTGAGTCCAGCAGCACTGTTGAAGGTGGAGACTCGAATCagtccgcctcctcctccacaacgacaacaaccaccacaacTTCAGAGTCTGAGCCCGTTGTCGAGGCCAGCGAGTCCAGCAGCACCGTTGAAGGTGGAGACTTGAATCAGTCCTCTTCCTCTACAACGAACACCACAACTTCAGAGTCTGATCCCGTTGTCGATGCCAGCGAGTCCAGCAGCACCGTTGAAGGTGGAGACTTGAATCAGTCCTCTTCTTCTACAACGACTACAACCACCACAACATCCAACGATGAAAGCAATCAGTCTGCCTCAGAGTCTGAGCCCGTTGTCGATGCCAGTAAGTCCAGCAGCACCGTTGAAGGTGGAGATTCGAATCAGTCCTCTTCTTCTACAACGACTACAACCACCACAACATCCAACGATGAAAGCAATCAGTCTGCTTCAGAGTCTGAGCCCGTTGTCGATGCCAGTGAGTCCAGCAGCACCGTTGAAGGTGGAGATTCGAATCAGTCCTCTTCTACAACGACTACAACCACCACAACATCCAACGATGAAAGCAATCAGTCTGCTTCAGAGTCTGAGCCAGTTGTCGATGCCAGTGAATCCAGCAGCACTGTTGAAGGTGGAGACTCGAATcagtcctcctcctctacaacgacaacaaccaccaGAACTTCAGAGTCTGACCCTGTTGTCGATGCCAGTGAGTCCAGCAGCACTGTTGAAGGTGGAGATTCGAATCAGTCCTCTTCTTCTACAACGACTACAACCACCACAACATCCAACGATGAAAGCAATCAGTCTGCTTCAGAGTCTGAGCCCGTTGTCGATGCCAGTGAGTCCAGCAGCACCGTTGAAGGTGGAGATTCGAATCAGTCCTCTTCTACAACGACTACAACCACCACAACATCCAACGATGAAAGCAATCAGTCTGCCTCAGAGTCTGAGCCCGTTGTCGATGCCAGTAAGTCCAGCAGCACCGTTGAAGGTGGAGATTCGAATCAGTCCTCTTCTTCTACAACGACTACAACCACCACAACATCCAACGATGAAAGCAATCAGTCTGCTTCAGAGTCTGAGCCAGTTGTCGATGCCAGTGAATCCAGCAGCAGTGTTGAAGGTGGAGACTCGAATcagtcctcctcctctacaacgacaacaaccaccaGAACTTC
The sequence above is a segment of the Drosophila pseudoobscura strain MV-25-SWS-2005 chromosome X, UCI_Dpse_MV25, whole genome shotgun sequence genome. Coding sequences within it:
- the Muc68Ca gene encoding platelet binding protein GspB isoform X7, with protein sequence MRLIYVAVLAALLSLAASQSSLPVTAVGAPEIKAQPCCESVRQTLIEIRKDIRLWLLDRLFGKLILLHDGELLGNPNYVNCANGKNQITVQDQSSQIIHQLGTNPSQSSDTTTRTSTDEKDLLGSLRDLYNGVTQSSTTNGSSGLSSSSTTTTTTTKSNDESNQSASVSEPVVDASESSSTVEGGDSNQSSSSTTTTTSTTSNDESNQSASESEPVVDASESSSTVEGGDSNQSSSSTTTTATTTSNDESNQSASESEPVVDASESSSTVEGGDSNQSSSSTTTTTSTTSNDESNQSASESEPVVDASESSSTVEGGDSNQSSSSTTTTTSTTSNDEINQSASESEPIVDASESSSTVEGGDSNQSASSSTTTTTTTTSESEPVIDASDSSSTVEGGDSNQSSYSTTTTTTTTSESEPVVDASESNSTVEDGDSNQSASSSTTTTTTTTSESEPVIDASDSSSTVEGGDSNQSSSSTTTTTTTTSESEPVVDAGESNSTVEGGDSNQSASSSTTTTTTSESEPVVDASESSSTVEGGDSNQSSSSTTTTTTTTSESDPVVDASQSSSIVEGGDLNQSSSSTTNTTTLESEPVVDASESSTTVEGGDSNQSSSSTTTTTTTTSNDESNQSASESEPVVDASESSSTVEGGDSNQSSSSTTTTTTTTSESDPVVDASESSSTVEGGDSNQSSSSTTTTTTTTSESEPVIDASESSTTVEGGDSSQSSSSTTTTTTTTSNDESNQSASETEPVIDASESNSTVEGGDSNQSSSSTTTTTTSESEPVIDASESSSIVEGGDLNQSSSSTTNTTTLESEPVVDASESNSTVEGGDSNQSSSSTTTTTTSESEPVVDASESSSTVEGGDSNQSSSSTTTTTSTTSESDPVVDASESSSIVEGGDLNQSSSSTTNTTTLESEPVVDASESNSTVEGGDSNQSSSSTTTTTTSESEPVVDASESSSTVEGGDSNQSSSSTTTTTTTTSESDPVVDASESSSIVEGGDLNQSSSSTTNTTTLESEPVVDASESNSTVEGGDSNQSASSSTTTTTTSNSESDPVIDASESSSIVEGGDLNQSSSSTTNTTTLESEPVVDASESNNTVEGGDSNQSASSSTTTTTTTTSQSDPVDDASESSSIVEGGDLNQSSSSTTNTTTLESEPVVDASESNSTVEGGDSNQSASSSTTTTTTTTSESEPVIDASESSTTVEGGDSNQSSSSTTTTTTTTSNDESNQSASESDPVVDASESSSTVEGGDSNQSSSSTTTTTTTTSESEPVIDASESSTTVEGGDSNQSSSSTTTTTTTTSNDESNQSASESDPVVDDSESSSTVAGGDSNQFSSSTTTTTTTTLESEPVVDASESSSTVEGGDSNQSSSSTTTTTSTTSESDPVVDASESSSIVEGGDLNQSSSSTTNTTTLESEPVVDASESNSTVEGGDSNQSASSSTTTTTTSTSESEPVIDASESSSIVEGGDLNQSSSSTTNTTTLESEPVVDASESNSTVEGGDSNQSASSSTTTTTTSTSESEPVVDARESRSTVEGGDSNQSSSSTSNTTTTTSNDESSQSASESEPVVDASESSSTVEGGDSNQSSSSTTTTTTTAAESEPVVDASESSSTVEDGDSNQSASSSTTTTTTTTSESEPVVDARESSSTVEGGDSNQSSSSTSNTTTTTSNDESNQSASESEPVVDASESSSTVEGGDSNQSSSTTTTTTTTSESDPGVDASESSSTVEGGDSNQSASSSTTTTTNTTSESDPVVDASESSSTVESGDLNQSSSSTTTTTTTAAESEPVVDASESSSTVEDGDSNQSASSSTTTTTTTTSESDPVVDASESSSTVEGGDSNQSSSSTTTTTTTTSNDEINQSASESKPIVDASESSSTVEGGDSNQSSSSTTTTTTTTSESDPVVDASESSSTVEGGDSNQSASSSTTTTTNTTSESEPVVDASESSSTVEVGDSNQSSSSTTTTTTTTSNDESNQSASKSEPVVDASESSSTVEGGDSNQSSSSTTTTTTTTSNDVINQSASESDPVVDASESSSTVEGGDSNQSSSSTTATTTTTSESDPGVDASESSSTVEGGDSNQSSSSTTTTTTTTSESDPVVDASESSSTVEGGDSNQSASSSTTTTTNTTSESDPVVDASESSSTVESGDLNQSSSSTTNTTTSESDPVVDASESSSTVEGGDSNQSSSSTTTTTTTTSNDESNQSASESEPVVDASESSSTVEGGDSNQSSSSTTTTTTTTSNDESNQSASESEPVVYASESSSSVEGGDSNQSASSSTTTTTTRTSESDPVVDASESSSTVEGGDSNQSASSSTTTTTTTTSESEPVVEASESSSTVEGGDLNQSSSSTTNTTTSESDPVVDASESSSTVEGGDLNQSSSSTTTTTTTTSNDESNQSASESEPVVDASKSSSTVEGGDSNQSSSSTTTTTTTTSNDESNQSASESEPVVDASESSSTVEGGDSNQSSSTTTTTTTTSNDESNQSASESEPVVDASESSSTVEGGDSNQSSSSTTTTTTRTSESDPVVDASESSSTVEGGDSNQSSSSTTTTTTTTSNDESNQSASESEPVVDASESSSTVEGGDSNQSSSTTTTTTTTSNDESNQSASESEPVVDASKSSSTVEGGDSNQSSSSTTTTTTTTSNDESNQSASESEPVVDASESSSSVEGGDSNQSSSSTTTTTTRTSESDPVVDASESSSTVEGGDSNQSSSSTTTTTTTASESVPVVDVSESSSTVEGGDSNQSSSSTTNTTTSESDPVVDASESSSTVEGGDSNQSSSSTTTTTTTASESAPVVDVSESSSTVEGGDSNQSSSSTTTTTSTSNDEKSSSSSDPVVYSRTSKKGGSSSQSSSTTTTSTTSSSGNTPTSSSSKPVVNVSQSSSTKGNGGSKKSSSTKTTTITTSINGKPVVDASQGSTVVNGGKSSSTSSKTTKTYTSSSSRIPEKNRKSSTTTSKTTKTYSSSSSGVPKALKESSSSESAPTSLSDVPKSNGKSSSTSSKTTTTYTSSSLKVPKTKTSYSWSSSSKKISNGGKAYGVPVPGSITGKSGSGSRKAWSKRSTTQITSQPAIDASSIDGGSNSWSKLIKRSTPGSLTEDETSGRGIGSRGSHSWSQRSGFSGDSSDLAGSTDFRARFGRDRNGRNELLNSGNQGSRSWTKTSSEANENDTENADDNVASEDNSEDLKNVQESSSGDETSDQAGSLQGSGQYPGQYWWGGNRRWVGARPNWRYGWRPYGSGWGGWNNRYQKSWTA